One region of Rhizoctonia solani chromosome 9, complete sequence genomic DNA includes:
- a CDS encoding tetraspanin family protein: protein MSPTRHFCCCLPVRLGTFVLSFGSIITSGAYAATIWYAVYMSKNLKQAQLDKPQEVAFVVAGSIYSFLFILSMFGFIGAITRKRSFVSAYAQALWYMLGFQLASGAFFIYTLYRQKKVHIDQCVDELKANNPPANVDLVKLCTIATRTWKIIYIVVFAFSLLLHGYAALIVSRYVEQLSAEQSYRHTHKSTSAAFSASGSGSAYYPHHPLGESTDNLTQHHDGKQDYPYATAQHSYGRSNV, encoded by the exons ATGTCTCCTACACGACACTTTTGCTGCTGCTTGCCCGTTCGACTGGGTACATTCGTACTCTCCTTTGGGTCGATCATCACGTCCGGGGCGTATGCTGCGACGATTTGGTATGCAGTTTACA TGTCCAAGAACCTGAAGCAAGCTCAGCTCGACAAGCCCCAGGAAGTTGCGTTTGTCGTAGCAGGATCGATCTATTCCTTCCTGTTCATCCTCTCGATGTTTGGTTTTATTGGTGCTATAACACGCAAGCGCTCGTTCGTCTCTGCCTATGCACAGGCCCTATGGTACATGCTTGGCTTCCAACTCGCGTCGGGTGCATTCTTTATCTACACGCTCTATCGTCAAAAGAAGGTTCATATCGACCAGTGTGTGGACGAATTGAAGGCCAATAACCCTCCGGCCAACGTCGATCTTGTCAAACTTTGTACCATTGCGACGCGAACATGGAAGATTATATACATTGTTGTCTTTGCGTTCAGCTTGCTACTACACGGAT ACGCCGCTTTGATCGTTTCCCGCTACGTCGAACAACTTAGCGCTGAACAATCCTACCGCCATACCCACAAGAGCACCTCTGCCGCCTTCTCTGCTTCTGGGTCTGGCTCCGCCTACTATCCCCACCATCCTCTCGGAGAGAGCACAGATAACCTCACTCAACACCACGATGGGAAACAAGATTACCCATACGCCACTGCTCAGCACTCTTATGGCCGTTCGAACGTTTAA